Proteins encoded together in one Leptospira congkakensis window:
- a CDS encoding acyl-CoA dehydrogenase family protein: MYSQFTEQQLEIRDLVRNFVKKEIPHEVALHWDEKNQHPTELINKMRSELGINGLVIPEEYGGWGLGAIEQCLAIEELSRGCLGIALGFAYTGLGILPILKGATHEQKLKWLPEIADGKFGVSFCLSEPGAGSDVPGMTTRAEKKGDKWIINGAKQWITGASDAQAFTVFAYTDKNRGTRGVSCFYVPRNAKGLTVGKKEDKLGIRASSTHQVIFEDCEVGEDALVGKENLGFVYALQTLNASRPFVAVMGVGVAQAALDHAARYAREREQFGVKIGTFQAVQHMLADMSIKVETAREITYKAARLSDANDPNLPKYSAIAKAYASECAVQCATDAVQIFGGYGYTKEYPVEKLMRDSKILTIFEGTTQIQKNEIAAYVIKEAASKKD; this comes from the coding sequence ATGTATAGCCAATTCACAGAGCAACAACTTGAAATCAGAGATTTAGTTCGTAACTTCGTAAAAAAAGAAATCCCACATGAAGTCGCATTGCACTGGGATGAGAAAAACCAACACCCAACAGAACTCATCAATAAAATGCGTTCGGAACTCGGAATTAACGGTCTTGTCATTCCAGAAGAATACGGTGGATGGGGACTTGGCGCGATCGAGCAGTGTTTAGCCATCGAGGAACTTTCTCGTGGATGCCTAGGAATCGCTCTCGGATTTGCTTACACTGGTCTTGGAATCCTTCCAATTTTAAAAGGTGCCACTCACGAACAAAAATTAAAATGGCTTCCTGAAATTGCAGACGGAAAGTTCGGAGTTTCTTTCTGTTTGTCTGAGCCAGGTGCTGGTTCTGACGTTCCTGGTATGACCACTCGTGCAGAGAAAAAAGGCGACAAATGGATCATCAACGGGGCGAAACAATGGATCACTGGTGCATCTGATGCACAAGCCTTTACTGTATTTGCTTATACTGATAAAAATCGCGGAACACGTGGAGTTTCTTGTTTCTACGTTCCACGTAACGCAAAAGGTCTTACTGTTGGTAAAAAAGAAGACAAACTCGGAATTAGAGCATCTTCCACTCACCAAGTTATTTTTGAAGATTGTGAAGTAGGTGAAGACGCACTTGTAGGAAAAGAAAACCTCGGTTTCGTTTACGCTCTTCAAACTTTGAATGCTTCTCGTCCGTTCGTAGCGGTTATGGGTGTGGGTGTGGCGCAAGCAGCACTTGACCACGCAGCTCGTTATGCTCGTGAGAGAGAACAGTTCGGAGTTAAAATCGGAACTTTCCAAGCAGTGCAACACATGTTAGCTGATATGTCTATCAAAGTAGAAACTGCAAGAGAGATCACTTACAAAGCAGCTCGTCTTTCTGATGCAAACGATCCTAACCTTCCAAAATACTCTGCGATTGCAAAAGCATACGCTTCTGAATGTGCGGTTCAGTGTGCTACTGACGCAGTTCAAATTTTTGGTGGATACGGATACACGAAAGAGTATCCTGTTGAGAAGTTGATGAGAGATTCCAAAATTCTCACAATCTTCGAAGGAACTACTCAAATCCAAAAGAACGAAATTGCAGCTTACGTAATCAAAGAAGCAGCTTCTAAAAAAGACTAA
- a CDS encoding alpha/beta hydrolase: MPRVFLSLQESKFIVKFSICMAKSCSLFHNLRQLSAVFLITVSFVLITCSGRPKYEPKANLSYANFEVYFQEKLNESKQKNHRPGNEERYISFGKKTPLAFLYIHGYGASRAEGEEVMEKLAKKFKANTYLLRLPGHGTNKEDQRDQNFNNYLDASREALYMMQSQGDRVVVFGSSMGGLLATWLASEYPEEVDGLVLANPFYAPVDSSLNLFNYPGGLTFIHLLKGKVRASAHNNNPKVLPERNNYWYPEQYFAALTGVNDLRNYAAVPDVFRKVTSPALLLYYYKSDKEQDPTASVPKMLEGYTNFGLDKTPNPLNRKVAVENGMHVLMSKWIITDKAFIEAQTEKWLTELSKSK, encoded by the coding sequence ATGCCAAGGGTTTTTCTCTCTTTACAAGAAAGCAAATTCATTGTAAAATTTTCCATTTGTATGGCTAAATCGTGTTCTTTATTCCACAACCTTCGACAGCTGTCTGCTGTTTTCCTAATCACTGTTTCCTTCGTCCTAATTACCTGTTCTGGCCGACCGAAATACGAACCCAAAGCAAATCTAAGTTATGCGAACTTTGAAGTTTACTTCCAAGAGAAGTTAAACGAAAGCAAACAAAAGAATCACAGACCAGGTAACGAAGAACGTTATATCAGTTTTGGGAAAAAAACTCCCTTAGCTTTTTTATACATTCATGGATACGGTGCTTCCCGTGCAGAAGGAGAAGAGGTGATGGAAAAGTTGGCTAAAAAATTCAAGGCCAATACTTACCTACTTCGTTTGCCAGGTCATGGAACCAACAAAGAAGACCAAAGGGATCAAAATTTTAACAACTACTTAGATGCATCGCGCGAAGCTTTGTATATGATGCAGTCACAAGGAGATCGTGTGGTTGTGTTTGGAAGTTCCATGGGTGGTCTTCTTGCCACTTGGCTTGCGTCCGAGTACCCAGAAGAAGTAGATGGTTTGGTTTTAGCAAATCCATTTTACGCACCAGTGGATAGTAGTTTGAATTTATTCAACTATCCTGGTGGACTTACCTTCATCCATTTGCTCAAAGGAAAAGTAAGAGCATCCGCGCATAATAACAATCCCAAGGTGTTGCCAGAAAGAAATAACTATTGGTATCCGGAGCAATACTTTGCAGCCCTTACTGGTGTGAATGATTTACGAAATTATGCCGCTGTTCCTGATGTGTTTAGAAAAGTAACTTCTCCCGCATTACTTTTGTACTACTACAAAAGTGATAAAGAACAAGACCCAACAGCGAGTGTTCCTAAAATGTTAGAAGGGTATACCAATTTTGGTTTGGACAAAACGCCAAATCCTCTCAACAGGAAAGTGGCAGTCGAAAATGGAATGCACGTTCTGATGTCTAAGTGGATCATCACAGACAAAGCCTTTATCGAAGCACAAACAGAAAAATGGCTAACCGAACTTTCTAAGTCTAAGTAG